In Papaver somniferum cultivar HN1 chromosome 1, ASM357369v1, whole genome shotgun sequence, a genomic segment contains:
- the LOC113293982 gene encoding mitogen-activated protein kinase kinase kinase 5-like isoform X3 has translation MPWWQKGSSSSSSIKSSSSSPSSSSINHNTLTTEQQQQQQQRINRFHQQPRLTRQRKLRHLREIDVEDNNQQRFIRSGSWTVTSPSPSSVGSSSANNNNNNTSGVPQPLPLPSDYNSFLLRRGDSESRLPLPSPKEDFFRKGDGGGDDIIDRDNSMRGDGVGDGIDFGSAIGSRFPDHHKGVEHGDNQSVKSQNGRGKKVILQGPIDVGKDQNNFLLNFPAKSAPASGLSSPVLSPRRMSTGDFGSTYIPSQGLQTWSTQEFAAADILHPGYSHRASPENIFASPDLSPLPSPRARSPGWNHLKSPSGPSSPLHHKSSLDSNSTMSSAWHDNSGHQVTGHRLPLPPGVAMPSMSTSSVPQNIVAKPETPSMTNQWQKGKLIGRGTFGSVYVASNRITGALCAMKEVDLIPDDAKSAECLNQLEQEIKVLSQLKHPNIVQYYGSETIGDHFYIYLEYVHPGSINKYVQEHCGAMTEDIVRNFTRHILSGLAYLHSKKTVHRDIKGANLLVDAHGVVKLADFGMAKHLNGHAANLSMKGSPYWMAPEVIHAALQNDSNSDAALAVDIWSLGCTIIEMLQGKPPWSQFEGAAALFKVLRENPPIPETLSPAGKDFLQLCFRRNPAERPSASMLLEHGFLRNSNLSEVTPNSHRPEVPSNSHRSEVPPLAQAFSGMRMDGAHSATELCKHRVDLLLSPASHTSSKGQMLFNNSESTGQQSHHLEPSDHAAAPRLSPRSTLETLPSSPPPNASYRGINHNTSKLSLNGVNGVHLGPGTSRPYALPLSMDSQSGSSTSLLRGVDQNYDRLIMQHST, from the exons ATGCCTTGGTGGCAGAAAGGTTCATCCTCATCCTCCTCaatcaaatcttcatcttcatcaccatcttcttcttccattaaTCACAACACATTAACaacagaacaacaacaacaacaacaacaacgtatCAATAGATTTCATCAACAACCAAGACTTACTCGTCAACGTAAACTCAGACATTTAAGAGAGATTGATGTAGAGGATAATAATCAACAACGTTTTATTAGATCTGGAAGTTGGACTGTTActtctccttcaccttcttctgtCGGTTCTTCTTctgctaacaataataataataatacttcTGGTGTTCCTCAACCTTTACCTTTACCTTCTGATTATAATTCATTTCTTCTTCGTCGTGGTGATTCTGAATCCAGACTACCTCTTCCTTCtcctaaagaagatttttttagaaaAGGTGATGGGGGAGGTGATGATATTATTGATAGAGACAACTCTATGCGTGGAGATGGAGTTGGGGATGGGATTGATTTTGGTTCTGCCATAGGGAG CAGGTTTCCTGACCATCACAAGGGTGTAGAGCATGGTGACAATCAATCTGTTAAATCTCAAAATGGGCGTGGTAAGAAGGTTATTCTTCAAGGTCCAATTGATGTTGGGAAAGATCAAAATAACTTCCTGTTGAACTTTCCTGCTAAGAGTGCACCAGCCAGTGGCTTATCAAGCCCTGTACTTAGTCCTCGAAGAATGAGTACCGGGGATTTTGGCTCAACTTATATACCTTCTCAAGGACTTCAGACTTGGTCAACCCAAGAATTTGCAGCTGCTGATATCCTTCATCCAGGATATTCTCATCGCGCTTCACCAGAAAACATTTTTGCTAGTCCCGATCTTTCTCCACTTCCTAGTCCAAGAGCAAGAAGTCCTGGATGGAATCATCTGAAAAGTCCATCTGGACCATCATCACCACTGCATCACAAGTCATCATTAGACAGCAACTCTACAATGTCGTCCGCATGGCATGACAATAGTGGTCATCAAGTCACTGGTCACCGCTTGCCCCTTCCTCCAGGAGTTGCTATGCCTTCAATGTCAACAAGTTCTGTTCCTCAAAATATAGTAGCTAAACCCGAGACACCATCCATGACTAATCAATGGCAAAAAGGAAAGCTCATTGGACGGGGTACATTTGGCAGTGTTTATGTTGCTTCCAACCG GATAACTGGAGCCTTATGTGCCATGAAAGAGGTTGACCTAATTCCTGATGATGCCAAATCAGCCGAATGCTTAAATCAATTGGAGCAG GAGATTAAAGTTCTTAGCCAATTGAAGCATCCAAATATCGTGCAGTATTATGGCAGTGAAACA ATAGGAGATCATTTTTACATATATCTTGAATATGTCCATCCTGGATCTATCAATAAGTACGTGCAAGAACATTGTGGAGCTATGACGGAGGACATTGTTCGCAATTTCACTCGTCATATCCTCTCTGGGTTGGCTTACTTACATAGCAAAAAAACTGTCCACAG GGACATTAAAGGGGCAAATTTGCTTGTTGATGCTCATGGTGTTGTTAAGCTTGCGGATTTTGGGATGGCAAAACAC CTTAATGGGCACGCAGCTAATCTCTCGATGAAGGGTAGTCCATACTGGATGGCTCCAGAG GTTATACACGCTGCTTTGCAGAATGATTCTAATAGTGATGCTGCCCTTGCTGTTGATATTTGGAGCTTGGGTTGCACCATTATTGAGATGCTTCAGGGGAAACCTCCCTGGAGTCAGTTTGAAGGG GCTGCAGctttgtttaaggttttgagaGAGAACCCACCAATACCTGAAACATTATCACCAGCGGGCAAGGATTTCCTTCAGCTTTGCTTCCGAAGAAATCCTGCAGAGAGGCCATCTGCAAGCATGTTATTGGAACATGGTTTTTTGAGAAACTCCAATCTCTCAGAAGTTACACCAAACTCCCATCGGCCAGAAGTTCCATCAAACTCCCATCGGTCAGAAGTTCCACCTTTGGCCCAAGCCTTTTCAGGGATGCGAATG GATGGAGCACATAGTGCTACAGAATTGTGTAAACATAGAGTCGATTTGCTACTTTCTCCAGCTTCACATACTTCTTCTAAAGGTCAAATGCTATTTAATAATAG TGAATCTACTGGTCAACAATCTCATCATCTTGAACCTTCCGACCACGCAGCGGCACCCCGTCTATCTCCTCGTTCTACTCTCGAGACACTTCCTAGTTCACCTCCTCCAAATGCAAGTTATCGCGGCATAAATCATAACACTTCGAAACTTTCTCTGAATGGAGTCAATGGTGTACATCTGGGTCCTGGGACTAGCCGCCCTTATGCCCTTCCATTATCCATGGACTCGCAAAGTGGAAGTTCCACATCCCTTTTGAGAGGGGTTGATCAAAACTACGACAGGCTTATAATGCAGCACAGCACTTGA
- the LOC113293982 gene encoding mitogen-activated protein kinase kinase kinase 5-like isoform X2: MPWWQKGSSSSSSIKSSSSSPSSSSINHNTLTTEQQQQQQQRINRFHQQPRLTRQRKLRHLREIDVEDNNQQRFIRSGSWTVTSPSPSSVGSSSANNNNNNTSGVPQPLPLPSDYNSFLLRRGDSESRLPLPSPKEDFFRKGDGGGDDIIDRDNSMRGDGVGDGIDFGSAIGRFPDHHKGVEHGDNQSVKSQNGRGKKVILQGPIDVGKDQNNFLLNFPAKSAPASGLSSPVLSPRRMSTGDFGSTYIPSQGLQTWSTQEFAAADILHPGYSHRASPENIFASPDLSPLPSPRARSPGWNHLKSPSGPSSPLHHKSSLDSNSTMSSAWHDNSGHQVTGHRLPLPPGVAMPSMSTSSVPQNIVAKPETPSMTNQWQKGKLIGRGTFGSVYVASNRITGALCAMKEVDLIPDDAKSAECLNQLEQEIKVLSQLKHPNIVQYYGSETIGDHFYIYLEYVHPGSINKYVQEHCGAMTEDIVRNFTRHILSGLAYLHSKKTVHRDIKGANLLVDAHGVVKLADFGMAKHLNGHAANLSMKGSPYWMAPEVIHAALQNDSNSDAALAVDIWSLGCTIIEMLQGKPPWSQFEGAAALFKVLRENPPIPETLSPAGKDFLQLCFRRNPAERPSASMLLEHGFLRNSNLSEVTPNSHRPEVPSNSHRSEVPPLAQAFSGMRMVDGAHSATELCKHRVDLLLSPASHTSSKGQMLFNNSESTGQQSHHLEPSDHAAAPRLSPRSTLETLPSSPPPNASYRGINHNTSKLSLNGVNGVHLGPGTSRPYALPLSMDSQSGSSTSLLRGVDQNYDRLIMQHST; this comes from the exons ATGCCTTGGTGGCAGAAAGGTTCATCCTCATCCTCCTCaatcaaatcttcatcttcatcaccatcttcttcttccattaaTCACAACACATTAACaacagaacaacaacaacaacaacaacaacgtatCAATAGATTTCATCAACAACCAAGACTTACTCGTCAACGTAAACTCAGACATTTAAGAGAGATTGATGTAGAGGATAATAATCAACAACGTTTTATTAGATCTGGAAGTTGGACTGTTActtctccttcaccttcttctgtCGGTTCTTCTTctgctaacaataataataataatacttcTGGTGTTCCTCAACCTTTACCTTTACCTTCTGATTATAATTCATTTCTTCTTCGTCGTGGTGATTCTGAATCCAGACTACCTCTTCCTTCtcctaaagaagatttttttagaaaAGGTGATGGGGGAGGTGATGATATTATTGATAGAGACAACTCTATGCGTGGAGATGGAGTTGGGGATGGGATTGATTTTGGTTCTGCCATAGGGAG GTTTCCTGACCATCACAAGGGTGTAGAGCATGGTGACAATCAATCTGTTAAATCTCAAAATGGGCGTGGTAAGAAGGTTATTCTTCAAGGTCCAATTGATGTTGGGAAAGATCAAAATAACTTCCTGTTGAACTTTCCTGCTAAGAGTGCACCAGCCAGTGGCTTATCAAGCCCTGTACTTAGTCCTCGAAGAATGAGTACCGGGGATTTTGGCTCAACTTATATACCTTCTCAAGGACTTCAGACTTGGTCAACCCAAGAATTTGCAGCTGCTGATATCCTTCATCCAGGATATTCTCATCGCGCTTCACCAGAAAACATTTTTGCTAGTCCCGATCTTTCTCCACTTCCTAGTCCAAGAGCAAGAAGTCCTGGATGGAATCATCTGAAAAGTCCATCTGGACCATCATCACCACTGCATCACAAGTCATCATTAGACAGCAACTCTACAATGTCGTCCGCATGGCATGACAATAGTGGTCATCAAGTCACTGGTCACCGCTTGCCCCTTCCTCCAGGAGTTGCTATGCCTTCAATGTCAACAAGTTCTGTTCCTCAAAATATAGTAGCTAAACCCGAGACACCATCCATGACTAATCAATGGCAAAAAGGAAAGCTCATTGGACGGGGTACATTTGGCAGTGTTTATGTTGCTTCCAACCG GATAACTGGAGCCTTATGTGCCATGAAAGAGGTTGACCTAATTCCTGATGATGCCAAATCAGCCGAATGCTTAAATCAATTGGAGCAG GAGATTAAAGTTCTTAGCCAATTGAAGCATCCAAATATCGTGCAGTATTATGGCAGTGAAACA ATAGGAGATCATTTTTACATATATCTTGAATATGTCCATCCTGGATCTATCAATAAGTACGTGCAAGAACATTGTGGAGCTATGACGGAGGACATTGTTCGCAATTTCACTCGTCATATCCTCTCTGGGTTGGCTTACTTACATAGCAAAAAAACTGTCCACAG GGACATTAAAGGGGCAAATTTGCTTGTTGATGCTCATGGTGTTGTTAAGCTTGCGGATTTTGGGATGGCAAAACAC CTTAATGGGCACGCAGCTAATCTCTCGATGAAGGGTAGTCCATACTGGATGGCTCCAGAG GTTATACACGCTGCTTTGCAGAATGATTCTAATAGTGATGCTGCCCTTGCTGTTGATATTTGGAGCTTGGGTTGCACCATTATTGAGATGCTTCAGGGGAAACCTCCCTGGAGTCAGTTTGAAGGG GCTGCAGctttgtttaaggttttgagaGAGAACCCACCAATACCTGAAACATTATCACCAGCGGGCAAGGATTTCCTTCAGCTTTGCTTCCGAAGAAATCCTGCAGAGAGGCCATCTGCAAGCATGTTATTGGAACATGGTTTTTTGAGAAACTCCAATCTCTCAGAAGTTACACCAAACTCCCATCGGCCAGAAGTTCCATCAAACTCCCATCGGTCAGAAGTTCCACCTTTGGCCCAAGCCTTTTCAGGGATGCGAATGGTT GATGGAGCACATAGTGCTACAGAATTGTGTAAACATAGAGTCGATTTGCTACTTTCTCCAGCTTCACATACTTCTTCTAAAGGTCAAATGCTATTTAATAATAG TGAATCTACTGGTCAACAATCTCATCATCTTGAACCTTCCGACCACGCAGCGGCACCCCGTCTATCTCCTCGTTCTACTCTCGAGACACTTCCTAGTTCACCTCCTCCAAATGCAAGTTATCGCGGCATAAATCATAACACTTCGAAACTTTCTCTGAATGGAGTCAATGGTGTACATCTGGGTCCTGGGACTAGCCGCCCTTATGCCCTTCCATTATCCATGGACTCGCAAAGTGGAAGTTCCACATCCCTTTTGAGAGGGGTTGATCAAAACTACGACAGGCTTATAATGCAGCACAGCACTTGA
- the LOC113293982 gene encoding mitogen-activated protein kinase kinase kinase 5-like isoform X4, with protein MPWWQKGSSSSSSIKSSSSSPSSSSINHNTLTTEQQQQQQQRINRFHQQPRLTRQRKLRHLREIDVEDNNQQRFIRSGSWTVTSPSPSSVGSSSANNNNNNTSGVPQPLPLPSDYNSFLLRRGDSESRLPLPSPKEDFFRKGDGGGDDIIDRDNSMRGDGVGDGIDFGSAIGSRFPDHHKGVEHGDNQSVKSQNGRGKKVILQGPIDVGKDQNNFLLNFPAKSAPASGLSSPVLSPRRMSTGDFGSTYIPSQGLQTWSTQEFAAADILHPGYSHRASPENIFASPDLSPLPSPRARSPGWNHLKSPSGPSSPLHHKSSLDSNSTMSSAWHDNSGHQVTGHRLPLPPGVAMPSMSTSSVPQNIVAKPETPSMTNQWQKGKLIGRGTFGSVYVASNRITGALCAMKEVDLIPDDAKSAECLNQLEQEIKVLSQLKHPNIVQYYGSETIGDHFYIYLEYVHPGSINKYVQEHCGAMTEDIVRNFTRHILSGLAYLHSKKTVHRDIKGANLLVDAHGVVKLADFGMAKHLNGHAANLSMKGSPYWMAPEVIHAALQNDSNSDAALAVDIWSLGCTIIEMLQGKPPWSQFEGAAALFKVLRENPPIPETLSPAGKDFLQLCFRRNPAERPSASMLLEHGFLRNSNLSEVTPNSHRPEVPSNSHRSEVPPLAQAFSGMRMVDGAHSATELCKHRVDLLLSPASHTSSKGQMLFNNSGTPSISSFYSRDTS; from the exons ATGCCTTGGTGGCAGAAAGGTTCATCCTCATCCTCCTCaatcaaatcttcatcttcatcaccatcttcttcttccattaaTCACAACACATTAACaacagaacaacaacaacaacaacaacaacgtatCAATAGATTTCATCAACAACCAAGACTTACTCGTCAACGTAAACTCAGACATTTAAGAGAGATTGATGTAGAGGATAATAATCAACAACGTTTTATTAGATCTGGAAGTTGGACTGTTActtctccttcaccttcttctgtCGGTTCTTCTTctgctaacaataataataataatacttcTGGTGTTCCTCAACCTTTACCTTTACCTTCTGATTATAATTCATTTCTTCTTCGTCGTGGTGATTCTGAATCCAGACTACCTCTTCCTTCtcctaaagaagatttttttagaaaAGGTGATGGGGGAGGTGATGATATTATTGATAGAGACAACTCTATGCGTGGAGATGGAGTTGGGGATGGGATTGATTTTGGTTCTGCCATAGGGAG CAGGTTTCCTGACCATCACAAGGGTGTAGAGCATGGTGACAATCAATCTGTTAAATCTCAAAATGGGCGTGGTAAGAAGGTTATTCTTCAAGGTCCAATTGATGTTGGGAAAGATCAAAATAACTTCCTGTTGAACTTTCCTGCTAAGAGTGCACCAGCCAGTGGCTTATCAAGCCCTGTACTTAGTCCTCGAAGAATGAGTACCGGGGATTTTGGCTCAACTTATATACCTTCTCAAGGACTTCAGACTTGGTCAACCCAAGAATTTGCAGCTGCTGATATCCTTCATCCAGGATATTCTCATCGCGCTTCACCAGAAAACATTTTTGCTAGTCCCGATCTTTCTCCACTTCCTAGTCCAAGAGCAAGAAGTCCTGGATGGAATCATCTGAAAAGTCCATCTGGACCATCATCACCACTGCATCACAAGTCATCATTAGACAGCAACTCTACAATGTCGTCCGCATGGCATGACAATAGTGGTCATCAAGTCACTGGTCACCGCTTGCCCCTTCCTCCAGGAGTTGCTATGCCTTCAATGTCAACAAGTTCTGTTCCTCAAAATATAGTAGCTAAACCCGAGACACCATCCATGACTAATCAATGGCAAAAAGGAAAGCTCATTGGACGGGGTACATTTGGCAGTGTTTATGTTGCTTCCAACCG GATAACTGGAGCCTTATGTGCCATGAAAGAGGTTGACCTAATTCCTGATGATGCCAAATCAGCCGAATGCTTAAATCAATTGGAGCAG GAGATTAAAGTTCTTAGCCAATTGAAGCATCCAAATATCGTGCAGTATTATGGCAGTGAAACA ATAGGAGATCATTTTTACATATATCTTGAATATGTCCATCCTGGATCTATCAATAAGTACGTGCAAGAACATTGTGGAGCTATGACGGAGGACATTGTTCGCAATTTCACTCGTCATATCCTCTCTGGGTTGGCTTACTTACATAGCAAAAAAACTGTCCACAG GGACATTAAAGGGGCAAATTTGCTTGTTGATGCTCATGGTGTTGTTAAGCTTGCGGATTTTGGGATGGCAAAACAC CTTAATGGGCACGCAGCTAATCTCTCGATGAAGGGTAGTCCATACTGGATGGCTCCAGAG GTTATACACGCTGCTTTGCAGAATGATTCTAATAGTGATGCTGCCCTTGCTGTTGATATTTGGAGCTTGGGTTGCACCATTATTGAGATGCTTCAGGGGAAACCTCCCTGGAGTCAGTTTGAAGGG GCTGCAGctttgtttaaggttttgagaGAGAACCCACCAATACCTGAAACATTATCACCAGCGGGCAAGGATTTCCTTCAGCTTTGCTTCCGAAGAAATCCTGCAGAGAGGCCATCTGCAAGCATGTTATTGGAACATGGTTTTTTGAGAAACTCCAATCTCTCAGAAGTTACACCAAACTCCCATCGGCCAGAAGTTCCATCAAACTCCCATCGGTCAGAAGTTCCACCTTTGGCCCAAGCCTTTTCAGGGATGCGAATGGTT GATGGAGCACATAGTGCTACAGAATTGTGTAAACATAGAGTCGATTTGCTACTTTCTCCAGCTTCACATACTTCTTCTAAAGGTCAAATGCTATTTAATAATAG CGGCACCCCGTCTATCTCCTCGTTCTACTCTCGAGACACTTCCTAG
- the LOC113293982 gene encoding mitogen-activated protein kinase kinase kinase 5-like isoform X5: MPWWQKGSSSSSSIKSSSSSPSSSSINHNTLTTEQQQQQQQRINRFHQQPRLTRQRKLRHLREIDVEDNNQQRFIRSGSWTVTSPSPSSVGSSSANNNNNNTSGVPQPLPLPSDYNSFLLRRGDSESRLPLPSPKEDFFRKGDGGGDDIIDRDNSMRGDGVGDGIDFGSAIGSRFPDHHKGVEHGDNQSVKSQNGRGKKVILQGPIDVGKDQNNFLLNFPAKSAPASGLSSPVLSPRRMSTGDFGSTYIPSQGLQTWSTQEFAAADILHPGYSHRASPENIFASPDLSPLPSPRARSPGWNHLKSPSGPSSPLHHKSSLDSNSTMSSAWHDNSGHQVTGHRLPLPPGVAMPSMSTSSVPQNIVAKPETPSMTNQWQKGKLIGRGTFGSVYVASNRITGALCAMKEVDLIPDDAKSAECLNQLEQEIKVLSQLKHPNIVQYYGSETIGDHFYIYLEYVHPGSINKYVQEHCGAMTEDIVRNFTRHILSGLAYLHSKKTVHRDIKGANLLVDAHGVVKLADFGMAKHLNGHAANLSMKGSPYWMAPEVIHAALQNDSNSDAALAVDIWSLGCTIIEMLQGKPPWSQFEGAAALFKVLRENPPIPETLSPAGKDFLQLCFRRNPAERPSASMLLEHGFLRNSNLSEVTPNSHRPEVPSNSHRSEVPPLAQAFSGMRMDGAHSATELCKHRVDLLLSPASHTSSKGQMLFNNSGTPSISSFYSRDTS, encoded by the exons ATGCCTTGGTGGCAGAAAGGTTCATCCTCATCCTCCTCaatcaaatcttcatcttcatcaccatcttcttcttccattaaTCACAACACATTAACaacagaacaacaacaacaacaacaacaacgtatCAATAGATTTCATCAACAACCAAGACTTACTCGTCAACGTAAACTCAGACATTTAAGAGAGATTGATGTAGAGGATAATAATCAACAACGTTTTATTAGATCTGGAAGTTGGACTGTTActtctccttcaccttcttctgtCGGTTCTTCTTctgctaacaataataataataatacttcTGGTGTTCCTCAACCTTTACCTTTACCTTCTGATTATAATTCATTTCTTCTTCGTCGTGGTGATTCTGAATCCAGACTACCTCTTCCTTCtcctaaagaagatttttttagaaaAGGTGATGGGGGAGGTGATGATATTATTGATAGAGACAACTCTATGCGTGGAGATGGAGTTGGGGATGGGATTGATTTTGGTTCTGCCATAGGGAG CAGGTTTCCTGACCATCACAAGGGTGTAGAGCATGGTGACAATCAATCTGTTAAATCTCAAAATGGGCGTGGTAAGAAGGTTATTCTTCAAGGTCCAATTGATGTTGGGAAAGATCAAAATAACTTCCTGTTGAACTTTCCTGCTAAGAGTGCACCAGCCAGTGGCTTATCAAGCCCTGTACTTAGTCCTCGAAGAATGAGTACCGGGGATTTTGGCTCAACTTATATACCTTCTCAAGGACTTCAGACTTGGTCAACCCAAGAATTTGCAGCTGCTGATATCCTTCATCCAGGATATTCTCATCGCGCTTCACCAGAAAACATTTTTGCTAGTCCCGATCTTTCTCCACTTCCTAGTCCAAGAGCAAGAAGTCCTGGATGGAATCATCTGAAAAGTCCATCTGGACCATCATCACCACTGCATCACAAGTCATCATTAGACAGCAACTCTACAATGTCGTCCGCATGGCATGACAATAGTGGTCATCAAGTCACTGGTCACCGCTTGCCCCTTCCTCCAGGAGTTGCTATGCCTTCAATGTCAACAAGTTCTGTTCCTCAAAATATAGTAGCTAAACCCGAGACACCATCCATGACTAATCAATGGCAAAAAGGAAAGCTCATTGGACGGGGTACATTTGGCAGTGTTTATGTTGCTTCCAACCG GATAACTGGAGCCTTATGTGCCATGAAAGAGGTTGACCTAATTCCTGATGATGCCAAATCAGCCGAATGCTTAAATCAATTGGAGCAG GAGATTAAAGTTCTTAGCCAATTGAAGCATCCAAATATCGTGCAGTATTATGGCAGTGAAACA ATAGGAGATCATTTTTACATATATCTTGAATATGTCCATCCTGGATCTATCAATAAGTACGTGCAAGAACATTGTGGAGCTATGACGGAGGACATTGTTCGCAATTTCACTCGTCATATCCTCTCTGGGTTGGCTTACTTACATAGCAAAAAAACTGTCCACAG GGACATTAAAGGGGCAAATTTGCTTGTTGATGCTCATGGTGTTGTTAAGCTTGCGGATTTTGGGATGGCAAAACAC CTTAATGGGCACGCAGCTAATCTCTCGATGAAGGGTAGTCCATACTGGATGGCTCCAGAG GTTATACACGCTGCTTTGCAGAATGATTCTAATAGTGATGCTGCCCTTGCTGTTGATATTTGGAGCTTGGGTTGCACCATTATTGAGATGCTTCAGGGGAAACCTCCCTGGAGTCAGTTTGAAGGG GCTGCAGctttgtttaaggttttgagaGAGAACCCACCAATACCTGAAACATTATCACCAGCGGGCAAGGATTTCCTTCAGCTTTGCTTCCGAAGAAATCCTGCAGAGAGGCCATCTGCAAGCATGTTATTGGAACATGGTTTTTTGAGAAACTCCAATCTCTCAGAAGTTACACCAAACTCCCATCGGCCAGAAGTTCCATCAAACTCCCATCGGTCAGAAGTTCCACCTTTGGCCCAAGCCTTTTCAGGGATGCGAATG GATGGAGCACATAGTGCTACAGAATTGTGTAAACATAGAGTCGATTTGCTACTTTCTCCAGCTTCACATACTTCTTCTAAAGGTCAAATGCTATTTAATAATAG CGGCACCCCGTCTATCTCCTCGTTCTACTCTCGAGACACTTCCTAG